A single window of Polaribacter sp. SA4-10 DNA harbors:
- a CDS encoding LytTR family DNA-binding domain-containing protein — protein sequence MKKRTAILVDDMPIALEMLTNDISKNHSEIEIIGTAKSVVEAAKLLRKKQPDILFLDIMLGDGTGFDILEIFPELKSKIIFVTASDAYAIKAFKFAAIDYVLKPYSDEDLANSIEKAQNQIQPDKEQLNVLQQAVIAPNKKPTKISLHTSDKIIVVNLKDIVRCKSDNNYTTFYFNDQQNILVSKTLKYYADMLKEVGFLRVHQSHLVNTKYIKEFIKSDGGYLILKDQSNVPVSVRKKNEVLEVLNSF from the coding sequence ATGAAAAAACGAACCGCAATATTAGTAGATGATATGCCAATTGCATTAGAAATGTTAACCAATGACATTTCTAAGAATCATTCTGAAATAGAAATTATAGGAACTGCAAAAAGTGTTGTAGAAGCTGCCAAATTGTTACGTAAAAAACAACCAGATATTTTATTTTTAGATATTATGCTTGGAGACGGCACTGGTTTTGATATTTTAGAAATTTTTCCAGAATTAAAATCTAAAATCATTTTTGTAACGGCAAGTGATGCTTATGCGATTAAAGCGTTTAAATTTGCTGCAATAGATTATGTTTTAAAACCTTATTCTGATGAAGATTTAGCAAATTCTATAGAAAAGGCACAAAATCAAATTCAACCAGATAAAGAGCAATTAAATGTTCTACAACAAGCAGTAATAGCTCCTAATAAGAAACCTACAAAAATTTCTTTGCATACTTCAGATAAAATTATTGTTGTTAATCTTAAAGATATAGTCCGTTGTAAATCTGATAATAATTACACTACTTTCTATTTTAATGATCAACAAAATATTTTGGTTTCAAAAACATTAAAATATTATGCAGATATGTTAAAAGAAGTGGGTTTTTTAAGAGTTCATCAAAGTCACCTTGTAAACACCAAATACATTAAAGAGTTTATAAAGTCTGACGGAGGCTATTTAATTTTAAAGGATCAAAGTAACGTTCCTGTTTCTGTTAGAAAAAAAAATGAGGTGTTGGAAGTATTAAATTCATTTTAA
- the bshB1 gene encoding bacillithiol biosynthesis deacetylase BshB1 — MKLDILAFGAHPDDVELGCGATIAKEISLGKKVGIVDLTRGELGTRGSADIRDVEAANAAKILGVTVRENLGFADGFFVNDKKNQLEVIKMIRKYKPEIVLCNAIDDRHIDHPKGSDLVSDACFLSGLLKIETEVEGKRQEKWRPKQVYHYIQWKNIEPHFVVDVTGFMDLKMKSVFAYTSQFYDPKSNEPETPITSKNFTDSIDYRAKDLGRLIGVEYAEGFTSERYVAVENLDKLI; from the coding sequence ATGAAACTAGATATTTTAGCTTTTGGAGCACATCCAGATGATGTAGAATTAGGTTGTGGAGCAACTATTGCAAAAGAAATTTCCTTAGGAAAAAAAGTAGGTATTGTAGATTTAACTCGTGGAGAATTAGGGACACGTGGTTCTGCTGATATAAGAGATGTAGAAGCAGCAAATGCTGCAAAAATCTTAGGCGTTACTGTTAGAGAAAATCTTGGTTTTGCAGATGGGTTTTTTGTGAATGACAAAAAGAACCAATTAGAGGTTATTAAAATGATACGTAAATATAAGCCTGAAATAGTATTATGTAATGCTATTGATGACAGACATATTGATCATCCGAAAGGAAGTGATTTAGTTTCTGATGCTTGTTTTTTAAGTGGATTATTAAAAATTGAAACAGAGGTAGAAGGGAAGCGGCAGGAAAAATGGAGACCAAAACAAGTCTATCATTATATTCAGTGGAAAAATATTGAACCTCATTTTGTTGTTGACGTAACAGGATTTATGGATCTTAAGATGAAATCGGTATTTGCTTACACTTCTCAGTTCTACGATCCTAAGAGTAATGAGCCAGAAACGCCAATTACGAGCAAGAATTTTACAGATAGTATAGATTATAGAGCAAAAGATCTAGGAAGGTTAATAGGAGTTGAATATGCAGAAGGTTTTACCTCAGAACGTTACGTTGCTGTAGAAAATTTAGATAAATTAATTTAA
- a CDS encoding SLC13 family permease, with protein sequence MLVILAITIGLFVWGKYAPDVIALVSMLSLFLCGILNLSETLSGFSNPTVIMIAALFIIGEGLSQTGWTALAGKKLIELAGKSVPKLLVIITLGSGVLSGFVSNTGTVATLLPATISSAWSIGTMPSKILIPVAFGSNTGGLLTLTGTPPNIIANNALIDAGFEGFSFFEFGLIGLPLLIIALVYFRYIGFRLLPENKTNNRPINIDSTLHEWIEAYQIEDNYYRLRIRSISPLINTKISDWDLETNFHVNVIRLKRRHPNRLKGTQPYIEIPENDTELRYHDIITIKGKTEDINKLMIEFRLGLLPKESAKTELRTNLINQEVGMSEVIVTPKSRLVGREIKLQDYFKRYEIQLLATSRHKKPYLEDKITVKAGDSFIIRGPWENIEKLKNQHKNIVVVGSPEEMLKDVDDLTPKSYIALGALALMIIMLVAKIVPGAIAALISAGIVLFTGCVPFSKAYKSISFTSVVMIAAMIPMGVAIQKTGAAEMISNSLINFLGKDNPTLLLAGIFILTTTFSQFINNSATAVLMAPIVLLAASTIGISPEPLLITVAISASTAFLTPIGTTTNAMVMSSGNYKFMDYFKVGLPLLILFIITTLLLVPIIWPF encoded by the coding sequence ATGCTCGTTATTTTAGCAATTACCATTGGATTATTTGTTTGGGGAAAATACGCTCCAGATGTAATTGCATTGGTATCTATGCTGAGTTTATTTTTATGCGGAATTTTGAACTTAAGTGAAACTTTAAGTGGCTTTAGCAATCCTACAGTTATAATGATTGCTGCTCTTTTTATTATTGGCGAAGGTTTATCTCAAACAGGTTGGACAGCTTTAGCAGGTAAGAAATTAATTGAATTAGCGGGTAAAAGTGTACCAAAGCTATTAGTTATTATTACATTGGGTTCTGGAGTTTTATCAGGATTTGTTAGTAATACTGGTACTGTAGCTACTTTATTACCTGCAACGATATCTTCTGCTTGGAGTATTGGTACAATGCCATCAAAGATCTTAATTCCTGTTGCTTTTGGTTCTAATACAGGTGGATTATTAACATTAACAGGAACTCCACCAAACATTATTGCAAATAATGCTTTAATTGATGCTGGTTTTGAAGGTTTTTCATTCTTTGAATTTGGCTTAATAGGTTTACCGCTATTAATTATAGCATTAGTCTATTTTAGATATATTGGTTTTAGATTATTACCAGAAAACAAAACGAATAATAGACCTATAAATATAGACTCTACTTTACACGAATGGATTGAAGCTTATCAAATTGAAGATAATTATTACAGATTAAGAATACGTTCTATCTCGCCATTAATTAATACTAAAATTAGTGATTGGGATTTAGAAACCAATTTTCATGTGAATGTAATCCGTTTAAAAAGAAGACATCCAAATAGACTAAAAGGGACGCAACCTTATATTGAGATACCAGAAAATGATACAGAATTAAGATATCATGATATTATTACTATAAAAGGTAAAACCGAAGATATTAATAAATTAATGATTGAATTTAGATTAGGTTTATTACCAAAAGAATCTGCAAAAACAGAATTAAGAACCAATTTAATTAATCAAGAAGTTGGTATGTCTGAAGTTATTGTAACTCCAAAATCTCGTTTAGTTGGTAGAGAAATTAAATTACAAGACTACTTTAAAAGATATGAAATTCAATTATTAGCAACTTCTAGACATAAAAAACCCTATTTAGAAGATAAAATAACTGTAAAAGCAGGAGATAGCTTTATTATTAGAGGTCCTTGGGAAAACATTGAAAAATTAAAAAACCAACATAAAAATATTGTTGTTGTTGGGAGCCCAGAAGAAATGTTAAAAGATGTAGATGACTTAACACCAAAATCTTACATTGCATTAGGAGCATTAGCTTTAATGATTATTATGTTAGTAGCAAAAATAGTTCCTGGAGCAATTGCTGCTTTAATTTCTGCAGGTATTGTTTTATTTACAGGGTGCGTACCTTTCTCTAAGGCTTATAAAAGTATCAGTTTTACAAGTGTTGTAATGATTGCTGCTATGATTCCTATGGGCGTTGCAATTCAGAAAACGGGTGCAGCAGAAATGATTTCTAATTCTTTAATTAATTTCTTAGGAAAAGATAATCCAACCTTATTATTAGCAGGAATCTTTATTTTAACTACCACATTTAGTCAGTTTATTAATAATTCTGCAACAGCTGTATTAATGGCACCAATTGTTCTTTTAGCTGCTAGCACAATAGGAATTTCACCTGAACCATTACTAATTACAGTTGCAATTAGTGCATCAACTGCATTTTTAACACCAATTGGTACAACTACAAATGCGATGGTTATGAGTTCTGGTAATTATAAATTTATGGATTATTTTAAAGTAGGTCTTCCACTTTTAATACTATTCATTATTACAACATTATTATTAGTCCCAATTATTTGGCCATTTTAA
- a CDS encoding DUF2490 domain-containing protein: MKTRLVYILLLFTIIKINAQNTGKNTLGSWFEITSSNKISDKFTISGSLTNWNYEILDNQHLLLGIIGLNYTINKAVSVGVGYGYGSIDTTFEETSTPYLIENRILEQINVKHKVNTFSLSHRFRLEQRFIEYATAYKLKNRIRYRFKSSFPINKRVSISIYDEIHYHLMNGLDFHQNRAYAGLGVKINKNMNLQFGYARHSYKTKSFNRLSLQLHLKFDFRKAKI, translated from the coding sequence ATGAAAACAAGACTAGTATACATCTTATTATTATTTACAATTATAAAAATAAATGCTCAGAATACAGGTAAAAATACTTTAGGGTCTTGGTTTGAAATTACAAGCTCAAACAAAATTTCTGATAAATTTACGATCAGTGGTTCTTTAACGAACTGGAATTATGAAATTTTAGATAATCAACATTTATTATTAGGAATTATAGGTTTAAACTATACTATTAATAAAGCAGTTTCTGTTGGTGTTGGATATGGTTACGGCAGCATAGACACTACTTTTGAAGAAACAAGTACCCCATATTTAATAGAAAATAGAATTCTTGAACAAATTAATGTAAAACATAAAGTAAATACATTTTCTCTATCACATAGATTCAGATTAGAACAACGTTTTATTGAATATGCAACAGCATATAAATTAAAGAATAGAATCCGTTATCGTTTTAAAAGTTCATTTCCAATTAATAAAAGGGTCTCTATTTCTATTTATGATGAAATTCATTATCATTTAATGAACGGGTTAGATTTTCACCAAAACAGAGCGTATGCGGGTTTAGGTGTCAAAATTAATAAAAACATGAATTTGCAATTCGGATATGCAAGACATAGTTATAAGACAAAAAGTTTTAACAGATTGTCTTTACAACTTCATCTAAAGTTTGATTTCAGAAAAGCAAAGATTTAA
- a CDS encoding PLP-dependent aspartate aminotransferase family protein, whose translation MKESKKLGINTTCVHVGEVKDEQFKGAISPIYMSTSYAFDGVDVKRYPRYLNTPNQEMLRKKIAALEHTEDALIFSSGMAAISNAMLAFLQKGDHVIIQQVIYGGTYNFVVSEFDKYGIEYSFTESDNADDFKSLIKKNTKILYIETPSNPLLGITDMKAISKIAKDHSIITMIDNTFASPINQNPVDFGMDIILHSATKYMGGHSDISAGAVAASKEHIEQIWKTAINFGGNLSDQTVWLLERSLKTMNLRVKEQTKNAQIMAEYFEGNPNIDSVYYPGLKSHPQYEIAKKQMKGFGAMLSFELKKGIDAMKFQNSLQLIKPSMSLGGVESTTVSPTQTTHALLNEEERLERGIKDGLIRFSVGIEETEDLISDIEQAIKKAKN comes from the coding sequence ATGAAAGAATCAAAAAAACTAGGAATAAACACAACTTGCGTTCACGTTGGTGAAGTAAAAGATGAGCAATTTAAAGGAGCAATCTCGCCAATTTACATGTCTACTTCTTATGCTTTTGATGGTGTAGATGTTAAACGGTATCCACGATATTTAAATACACCAAATCAAGAAATGTTGCGTAAAAAAATAGCAGCTTTAGAGCATACAGAAGATGCTTTGATTTTTAGTTCAGGAATGGCTGCAATTTCTAATGCTATGTTAGCTTTTTTACAAAAAGGGGATCATGTAATTATTCAACAAGTAATTTATGGAGGCACGTATAATTTTGTAGTTTCAGAATTTGATAAATACGGAATAGAATATTCTTTTACAGAAAGTGATAATGCGGATGATTTTAAAAGCTTAATCAAAAAAAACACCAAGATTCTTTATATAGAAACACCTTCAAATCCATTATTAGGGATTACAGATATGAAAGCAATTTCTAAAATTGCCAAAGATCATAGTATTATAACAATGATTGATAATACGTTTGCATCACCTATCAATCAAAATCCTGTTGATTTTGGAATGGACATCATTTTACATTCTGCAACAAAATATATGGGTGGTCATTCTGATATTTCTGCGGGTGCAGTTGCGGCATCAAAAGAGCATATAGAGCAGATTTGGAAAACAGCTATTAATTTTGGTGGTAATTTGAGTGATCAAACAGTTTGGTTATTAGAGAGAAGTTTAAAAACCATGAATTTGCGTGTAAAGGAGCAAACAAAAAATGCGCAGATTATGGCTGAATACTTTGAAGGTAATCCTAATATTGATAGCGTTTATTATCCAGGATTAAAAAGTCACCCACAATATGAAATAGCAAAAAAACAAATGAAAGGTTTTGGTGCCATGCTATCCTTCGAATTGAAGAAAGGAATTGATGCAATGAAATTTCAAAACAGTTTACAATTGATAAAACCTTCTATGAGTTTAGGAGGTGTTGAGAGTACAACTGTAAGTCCTACACAAACTACACATGCGCTATTAAATGAAGAAGAGCGCCTAGAAAGAGGAATTAAAGATGGATTAATCAGGTTTTCTGTAGGTATTGAAGAAACAGAAGATTTAATTTCTGATATTGAACAAGCAATAAAAAAAGCAAAGAATTAA
- a CDS encoding Rossmann-like and DUF2520 domain-containing protein produces the protein MISVVVIGKGNVATHLNNALLKAEDVTVTQINSRKLENIPAADVTIIAVSDDAIAEVSSKIENSFVVHASGASDLNVLKNSKRKGVFYMLQTFSKDKKVDFSKIPFCLEAENENDYLVLKKLAESIGEKVYSVNSEQRKALHVAAVFVNNFTNHLYKIGNDICNEHNVPFDVLKPLIKETASKIEILSPKEAQTGPAIRNDKNTIENHLELLNKNQQEIYKTITKSIQNGSKL, from the coding sequence ATGATTTCAGTAGTAGTAATAGGTAAGGGAAACGTAGCTACACATCTTAATAATGCTTTGTTAAAAGCTGAAGATGTAACAGTTACACAAATTAATTCTAGAAAATTAGAAAATATTCCAGCAGCAGATGTTACTATTATTGCAGTTTCTGATGATGCAATTGCAGAAGTTTCATCAAAAATAGAAAACTCTTTTGTTGTTCATGCCTCTGGAGCTTCAGATTTAAACGTATTAAAAAATAGTAAAAGAAAAGGTGTCTTTTATATGCTTCAAACTTTTTCTAAAGATAAAAAAGTCGACTTTTCTAAAATTCCTTTTTGTTTGGAAGCTGAAAATGAAAATGATTATTTAGTACTTAAAAAATTAGCTGAATCAATAGGAGAAAAAGTATATTCTGTAAATTCTGAGCAACGCAAAGCATTACATGTTGCTGCCGTTTTTGTAAATAATTTTACAAATCATTTATATAAAATCGGGAATGACATTTGCAACGAACACAATGTTCCGTTTGACGTTTTAAAACCATTAATTAAAGAAACGGCTTCAAAAATTGAAATACTTTCACCTAAAGAAGCACAAACAGGACCTGCAATTAGAAATGATAAAAATACCATTGAAAATCATTTAGAATTACTAAATAAAAATCAACAAGAAATTTATAAAACAATTACAAAATCAATCCAAAATGGAAGTAAGCTATAA
- a CDS encoding HAD family hydrolase gives MEVSYKQLLHNISTLIFDVDGVLTNGMVTIMPDGELVRHMNIKDGFALKTAVDKGLNVCIISGGTNEGVRKRLANLGIKDIYLGAHDKIKQYNELVEKYNLKPENVLYMGDDIPDFPVMKLVGLPTCPNDAVQEIQKISKYISNKKGGEGCVRDVIEQILLVQGKWVHSFDAKYD, from the coding sequence ATGGAAGTAAGCTATAAACAATTATTACACAATATAAGTACATTAATTTTTGACGTAGATGGAGTTCTAACAAACGGAATGGTAACAATAATGCCAGATGGAGAGTTGGTAAGACACATGAATATTAAAGATGGGTTTGCCCTTAAAACTGCTGTAGATAAAGGCTTAAATGTTTGTATTATTTCTGGAGGAACAAATGAAGGTGTAAGAAAACGTTTAGCCAATTTAGGAATAAAAGATATCTACTTAGGCGCTCATGATAAAATTAAACAATACAATGAATTGGTAGAAAAGTATAATTTAAAACCAGAGAATGTCTTGTATATGGGAGATGATATTCCTGATTTTCCGGTTATGAAATTGGTTGGTTTGCCTACTTGCCCAAATGATGCTGTTCAAGAAATTCAAAAAATTAGTAAATATATTTCTAACAAAAAAGGTGGTGAAGGTTGTGTTAGAGATGTCATTGAACAAATACTTTTAGTTCAAGGAAAATGGGTACACAGCTTTGATGCAAAATATGACTAA
- a CDS encoding DUF2147 domain-containing protein, producing MKTKSFILLFFVITITTQSQTIFGKWNSKDDATGKIDSVIEVYEKEGRAFAKVVEITNPKRKNALCKDCEGESKDQPILGLNILTGLEKEGDEWSGGEILDPRNGKVYKCYVRLIKGNKLKLRGYIGISLFGKTAYWERVD from the coding sequence ATGAAAACAAAATCCTTTATTTTATTATTTTTTGTAATAACAATTACCACGCAATCACAAACTATTTTTGGAAAATGGAATTCTAAAGATGATGCAACTGGTAAAATAGACTCTGTTATTGAAGTTTATGAAAAAGAAGGAAGAGCTTTTGCTAAAGTGGTAGAAATTACAAATCCTAAAAGAAAAAATGCACTTTGCAAAGATTGTGAAGGAGAAAGTAAAGACCAACCTATTTTAGGTTTAAACATTTTAACAGGTTTAGAAAAAGAGGGAGATGAATGGTCTGGCGGAGAAATTCTAGATCCTAGAAATGGAAAAGTTTACAAATGCTATGTGAGACTAATAAAAGGTAATAAATTAAAATTACGCGGTTATATAGGGATCTCTCTTTTTGGAAAAACAGCTTACTGGGAAAGAGTTGATTAG
- a CDS encoding protein-L-isoaspartate(D-aspartate) O-methyltransferase: protein MKDTAKHQGLRNQLANVLELKGITDKNVLNAVRQIPRHLFIDSSFENHAYQDKAFPIAAEQTISMPYTVAFQSQTLEIKNGDKVLEIGTGSGYQTAVLLALKAEVYSIERQRELFKKTSLFLPKLGYKPKKFIFGDGYKGLPEQAPFDKIIVTAGAPFVPKPLLAQLKVGGLLLIPVGDKTQIMTLFIRKSAKEFEKHELGDFAFVPMLEEKN from the coding sequence TTGAAAGACACTGCAAAACATCAAGGGCTTAGAAACCAATTGGCTAACGTATTAGAATTAAAAGGAATTACAGATAAAAATGTATTGAATGCAGTGCGTCAAATTCCACGTCATTTATTTATAGATAGTAGTTTTGAAAACCATGCATATCAAGACAAAGCATTTCCTATTGCAGCAGAGCAAACAATTTCTATGCCTTATACAGTAGCGTTTCAATCGCAAACGTTAGAAATTAAAAACGGAGATAAAGTTTTAGAAATTGGTACAGGTTCTGGTTATCAAACTGCCGTTTTGTTAGCGTTAAAAGCAGAAGTATATTCGATAGAAAGACAACGAGAATTGTTTAAAAAGACCTCTTTGTTTTTGCCAAAATTAGGCTATAAGCCAAAGAAATTTATTTTTGGTGATGGTTATAAAGGTTTACCAGAACAAGCACCTTTTGATAAAATTATAGTTACTGCTGGTGCGCCATTTGTACCAAAACCATTGTTAGCACAATTAAAAGTAGGAGGGCTGTTGTTAATTCCTGTTGGAGATAAAACACAAATTATGACCTTGTTTATAAGAAAATCTGCCAAAGAATTTGAAAAACATGAGCTAGGCGATTTTGCTTTTGTACCAATGTTAGAAGAAAAGAACTAA
- a CDS encoding Gfo/Idh/MocA family protein produces the protein MLKAGVLGAGHLGKIHLRLLEQSEKYELVGFYDPFTENAQKVAKDFGYKLFDSIEDLIDAVEVVDIVTPTLSHFDCAKLAIEKGRHIFIEKPITKTVLEADAIKTLASQHHVKGQVGHVERFNPAFIAVNKMIDTPMFIETHRLAEFNPRGTDVPVVLDLMIHDIDIILSVVDSKVKSVHASGISVISETPDIANARIEFENGCVANLTASRISMKNMRKSRFFQKDAYISVDFLAKSSEVVRMKEVPKKPDEFAMILQNAEGVKKQIYFDNPEVGKNNAILDELDSFADAINNNTTPIVSLHQGAEALRVAQQIIDCF, from the coding sequence ATGCTAAAAGCAGGAGTATTAGGTGCAGGTCATCTAGGAAAAATTCATCTTCGTTTATTAGAACAATCAGAGAAATATGAATTAGTAGGATTTTATGATCCGTTTACAGAAAATGCACAAAAAGTTGCTAAAGACTTTGGGTATAAATTATTTGATTCTATTGAAGATTTAATTGATGCAGTAGAGGTTGTAGATATTGTAACACCAACGCTTTCTCATTTTGATTGTGCAAAATTAGCTATTGAAAAAGGACGTCATATTTTTATTGAAAAACCAATTACAAAAACTGTTTTAGAAGCAGATGCAATTAAAACATTAGCGAGTCAACATCATGTAAAAGGACAAGTTGGTCATGTAGAGCGTTTTAACCCCGCATTTATAGCAGTTAATAAAATGATTGATACACCAATGTTTATTGAAACTCACAGATTAGCAGAATTTAATCCTAGAGGAACAGATGTTCCTGTGGTTTTAGATTTAATGATTCATGATATTGATATTATTCTTTCTGTTGTAGACTCTAAAGTAAAAAGTGTGCACGCAAGTGGGATCTCTGTTATTTCTGAAACTCCGGATATTGCAAATGCTAGAATTGAGTTTGAAAACGGTTGTGTTGCAAACTTAACTGCAAGTAGAATCTCTATGAAAAATATGCGTAAATCTAGATTTTTTCAGAAAGACGCTTATATTTCTGTCGATTTTTTAGCAAAAAGTTCTGAAGTTGTAAGAATGAAAGAGGTTCCTAAAAAACCAGATGAATTTGCAATGATTTTACAAAATGCAGAAGGTGTTAAAAAACAAATTTATTTTGATAATCCTGAAGTTGGTAAAAACAACGCTATTTTAGATGAACTAGATTCTTTTGCAGATGCAATAAACAATAATACAACACCTATTGTTAGTTTACACCAAGGAGCTGAAGCTCTTAGAGTTGCACAACAAATTATAGATTGTTTCTAA
- a CDS encoding 3-hydroxyacyl-CoA dehydrogenase family protein, with the protein MKNIAIIGAGTMGNGIAHTFAQFNYNVQLIDVSQAALDRGMATISKNLDRMVAKEKISEADKKQTLSNITTYTSIKEGVTNASLVVEAATENLALKSKIFKELDEACPKDTILATNTSSISITQIAAVTSRPDKVIGMHFMNPVPIMKLVEIIRGYNTSDDVMKFTVELSKKVNKTPVAVNDYPGFVANRILMPMINESIETLYNGVAGVKEIDTVMMLGMAHPMGPLQLADFIGLDVCLSILNVMHDGFKNPKYAPCPLLVNMVMAGKLGVKSGEGFYDYSENRKAEKVAKMFS; encoded by the coding sequence ATGAAAAATATAGCAATTATTGGAGCTGGAACAATGGGAAATGGAATTGCCCACACGTTTGCTCAGTTTAATTATAATGTACAATTAATTGATGTTTCACAAGCTGCTTTAGACAGAGGAATGGCTACTATTTCTAAGAATTTAGATAGAATGGTTGCTAAAGAAAAAATTTCTGAAGCTGATAAAAAACAAACTTTAAGTAATATTACTACCTATACTTCTATAAAAGAAGGGGTAACAAATGCAAGTTTGGTTGTTGAAGCTGCTACTGAAAATTTAGCCTTAAAATCTAAAATTTTTAAAGAATTAGACGAAGCTTGCCCAAAAGACACAATTTTGGCAACAAATACGTCTTCAATTTCTATTACTCAGATTGCTGCTGTTACAAGTAGACCAGATAAAGTGATTGGAATGCATTTTATGAATCCTGTTCCTATTATGAAGTTGGTGGAAATTATTAGAGGTTATAATACTTCTGATGATGTGATGAAATTTACGGTTGAACTTTCTAAAAAAGTGAATAAGACTCCGGTTGCAGTGAATGATTATCCTGGTTTTGTTGCCAACAGAATTTTAATGCCAATGATTAACGAATCTATTGAAACTTTATACAACGGAGTTGCTGGTGTTAAAGAAATTGATACGGTTATGATGTTAGGAATGGCGCATCCAATGGGACCTTTACAATTAGCAGATTTTATTGGTTTAGATGTTTGTTTGTCTATTTTAAATGTAATGCATGATGGATTTAAAAACCCTAAATATGCTCCTTGTCCGTTATTAGTAAATATGGTAATGGCTGGAAAATTAGGTGTAAAATCTGGTGAAGGTTTTTACGATTATTCAGAGAATAGAAAAGCTGAAAAGGTTGCAAAAATGTTTTCTTAA
- a CDS encoding acyloxyacyl hydrolase, producing the protein MKNSFLSIFLLFVVLLSYSQEKNKPILKPYKVGFLYSFGTNENFFFDDLDYTYTTSTYKAQAFFNIGNWKNIDLELIIQPQIQFIKHQLINEQFITPDQENYLEKRTEFTQVKNMNLYGLEFGFGAKKKLTEKLNLLGAISLGFSYIDARTERLAKGFTFIENFSLGFSYKTLKRYELYLGTSFGHVSNLNFQKPNDGYNILGLDIGFSYLLK; encoded by the coding sequence ATGAAAAATAGTTTTTTAAGTATTTTTTTACTTTTTGTTGTGCTGCTTTCTTATAGTCAAGAGAAAAATAAACCTATTCTAAAACCTTATAAAGTTGGTTTTTTATACAGTTTTGGTACAAATGAAAATTTTTTTTTTGATGATTTAGATTATACATATACTACAAGTACTTATAAAGCTCAGGCTTTTTTTAACATTGGAAATTGGAAAAATATTGACCTAGAATTAATAATACAGCCTCAGATCCAATTTATAAAACATCAGTTGATTAACGAGCAATTTATAACTCCAGATCAGGAAAATTATTTAGAAAAAAGAACTGAATTTACACAAGTCAAAAACATGAACTTATATGGTTTAGAGTTTGGTTTTGGAGCAAAAAAGAAATTAACAGAAAAGTTAAATTTACTAGGAGCAATAAGTTTAGGTTTTTCTTACATTGATGCAAGAACAGAACGTTTAGCAAAAGGATTTACGTTTATAGAAAATTTCTCTTTAGGGTTTTCATATAAAACATTAAAAAGATACGAACTATATCTTGGAACCAGCTTTGGGCATGTTTCTAATTTAAATTTTCAAAAACCAAATGATGGATACAATATTCTAGGTTTAGACATTGGATTTTCTTACCTATTAAAATAA